The following coding sequences are from one Mytilus trossulus isolate FHL-02 chromosome 8, PNRI_Mtr1.1.1.hap1, whole genome shotgun sequence window:
- the LOC134728054 gene encoding metalloproteinase inhibitor 3-like: MNRLMLLVKTLLLVVTWTANGANGCSCFPQHPQSQFCGADFVFYGKVLKEQVKKGPPGDIYDNETGLHTRVDGEVIVQSPGNGALCGMTLQVDQQYVIMGHRDGRKKMIRSCDFVKKTSSLSFEQMFYIFTTGSYSYLKNCKDECNDISDSSRGCHLSHDNFFAIDCLSGSALCRKEKNVCKWYNDENCPSVTFRPNNPTTTTRSIIRS, from the exons ATGAACCGTTTAATGTTATTAGTGAAAACCTTACTACTAGTTGTAACATGGACGGCAAACGGTGCAAATGGATGTTCCTGTTTTCCTCAACATCCACAGAGTCAGTTTTGTGGTGCTGATTTTG ttttctatggtaAAGTGTTGAAAGAACAAGTCAAGAAAGGCCCACCTGGAGATATTTATGATAATGAAACA GGCCTTCACACCCGTGTTGACGGAGAAGTTATTGTCCAGTCTCCAGGAAATGGTGCTTTGTGCGGGATGACCCTTCAAGTCGACCAACAGTATGTTATCATGG GTCATAGAGATGGAAGGAAAAAGATGATAAGATCATGTGACTTTGTAAAGAAAACAAGTAGTTTGTCATTTGAgcaaatgttttacatatttaccACTGGTTCATATTCATACTTGAAAAACTGCAAGGATGAATGCAAT GACATAAGCGATAGTTCTAGAGGATGCCACTTATCACATGACAACTTTTTTGCAATTGATTGTTTATCTGGGTCAGCTTTATGCCGTAAGGAGAAAAACGTTTGTAAATGGTATAATGATGAGAACTGTCCATCAGTAACATTCCGGCCaaacaacccaacaacaacCACGCGATCAATCATACGTAGTTAG